The following proteins come from a genomic window of Micavibrio aeruginosavorus EPB:
- a CDS encoding stimulus-sensing domain-containing protein, whose protein sequence is MALGTVIKKIKDRRNKASSDVGYDVWAILPPMPRPRILGGLTVRILAVNVIAPLVLVVGLLYLGQYRDSLIRAELETMQIQSQLFAGAIAEAAVRPVEKGKPFFFAKPEEIEILVPELSRRMVRRLGQTTENRTRLFSGDGTLIGDSLELGGERSGEAMVAAARSAVAAESEAVQPSLSEQMNRWGQAIIEWIPMQSDLPDYPDTGAQSITAYPDAAVALTGRISATAWEDRQGKIRLTAAAPIRKVENVIGVVMLSRDGREIESAITQMRYDVLTVFLGALSITIFLSMYLAGSIGRPLKKLARAAEAVRMGKGRQIDIPDLTHRKDEIGELSAALNAMTTALRDRMDTIERFAADVSHEIKNPLTSLRSAVETAPIVKSKADLDRLFGIMQHDVNRLNRLISDISNASRLDAELSREEMGNVNMGRMLTQIIDGRRVALAQQNRRHAESGVETLPPEQRLRINIDSAEAVIVRGSEGRLAQVFENLLSNALSFTPVNKSVTINLSQNREQVLIQVEDEGPGIPENKLDTIFERFYSERPAHEDYGSHSGLGLSIARQIVKAHGGVIFAENIRDRDNQIRGARFTVVFNRA, encoded by the coding sequence ATGGCGTTGGGTACCGTTATAAAGAAGATTAAGGACCGGCGGAATAAAGCCAGTTCCGATGTCGGTTATGATGTATGGGCCATTTTGCCGCCCATGCCGCGCCCCCGTATTCTGGGTGGATTGACGGTCCGCATTCTGGCGGTGAACGTGATTGCGCCGCTGGTTCTGGTCGTTGGGCTGCTGTATCTGGGCCAATATCGCGACAGTTTGATCCGCGCCGAATTGGAAACCATGCAAATTCAATCGCAATTGTTCGCCGGCGCGATTGCCGAGGCCGCCGTGCGCCCGGTGGAAAAGGGCAAGCCGTTCTTTTTTGCCAAGCCCGAAGAAATCGAAATATTGGTCCCCGAACTCTCCCGCCGGATGGTGCGGCGTTTGGGCCAGACCACCGAGAACCGCACCCGGCTGTTTAGCGGCGATGGCACATTGATTGGTGATTCACTGGAATTGGGCGGGGAACGGTCAGGCGAAGCCATGGTGGCCGCCGCACGCAGTGCCGTTGCCGCCGAAAGCGAAGCCGTGCAGCCCAGCCTGTCGGAACAGATGAATCGCTGGGGTCAGGCCATCATTGAATGGATTCCGATGCAAAGCGACCTGCCCGATTATCCGGATACCGGCGCGCAGAGCATTACCGCGTACCCCGATGCCGCTGTCGCCCTGACCGGGCGGATCAGCGCCACCGCGTGGGAAGACCGTCAGGGTAAAATTCGCCTGACCGCCGCCGCCCCGATCCGCAAGGTTGAAAACGTGATTGGCGTTGTCATGCTGTCGCGCGACGGGCGCGAAATCGAATCCGCGATCACCCAGATGCGGTATGATGTGTTGACCGTTTTCCTCGGCGCGCTGTCCATCACCATTTTCCTGTCGATGTATCTGGCCGGGTCGATTGGCCGCCCGCTGAAAAAACTGGCCCGCGCCGCCGAAGCCGTGCGCATGGGCAAGGGCCGCCAGATCGACATTCCCGATTTGACCCACCGCAAGGATGAGATTGGCGAACTGTCCGCCGCATTGAACGCCATGACCACGGCGCTGCGCGACCGTATGGATACGATTGAACGGTTCGCCGCCGACGTATCGCATGAAATTAAAAACCCGCTGACATCCCTGCGCAGTGCGGTGGAAACCGCCCCGATTGTGAAGAGCAAAGCCGATCTGGACCGCCTGTTCGGCATTATGCAGCATGACGTCAACCGCCTGAACCGTTTGATCAGCGACATTTCCAACGCCTCGCGTCTGGACGCCGAATTGTCGCGCGAGGAGATGGGGAATGTGAATATGGGCCGTATGTTGACCCAGATTATTGACGGACGCCGCGTCGCGCTGGCCCAGCAAAACCGCCGTCACGCCGAAAGCGGCGTTGAAACATTGCCACCAGAACAACGGTTGCGCATCAATATCGACAGCGCCGAAGCCGTGATCGTCCGCGGATCGGAAGGGCGGCTGGCGCAGGTGTTTGAAAACCTGCTCTCCAACGCCTTGTCCTTCACGCCCGTGAATAAATCCGTGACGATCAACCTGTCCCAGAACCGTGAACAGGTTTTGATTCAGGTGGAGGATGAAGGTCCGGGTATCCCGGAAAACAAGCTGGATACCATCTTTGAACGGTTTTACAGCGAACGCCCGGCGCACGAAGATTACGGCAGCCATTCTGGATTGGGATTATCGATTGCACGCCAGATCGTAAAGGCACATGGCGGCGTTATCTTCGCGGAAAACATTCGCGACCGCGACAATCAAATCCGCGGCGCACGATTCACGGTCGTGTTTAACCGCGCATAA
- a CDS encoding response regulator transcription factor, whose translation MTQTATQTIALVDDDRNILTSVSMALEAEGYTVKTYTDGEEGLAGITANLPDLVVLDIKMPRMDGMEVLSKLREQSAIPVIFLTSKDDEIDEVLGLRMGADDYITKPFSQRLLIERIRSILRRNDVRKQPAPSQDEAAKNMIERGNLVLDDARHLCMWKGGAVDLTVTEYLLVKALAQRPGHVKNRDQLIDMAYGENIYVDDRTIDSHIKRIRKKFRVVDPEFSQIETLYGVGYRYKED comes from the coding sequence ATGACCCAGACCGCCACCCAAACCATCGCCCTGGTTGACGACGATCGCAACATCCTGACATCGGTTTCGATGGCGCTGGAGGCTGAAGGTTATACGGTCAAGACCTACACCGATGGTGAGGAAGGCTTGGCCGGGATCACCGCCAATCTACCTGATCTGGTCGTACTGGATATCAAAATGCCGCGTATGGACGGCATGGAAGTGTTGAGCAAGTTGCGCGAACAATCGGCCATTCCCGTCATCTTCCTGACATCCAAGGATGATGAGATTGACGAGGTTCTGGGCCTGCGCATGGGGGCGGATGATTATATCACCAAGCCGTTTTCACAACGCCTGTTGATCGAACGCATCCGGTCCATCCTGCGCCGCAATGATGTGCGCAAGCAACCCGCCCCGTCGCAGGACGAAGCGGCAAAGAACATGATTGAACGCGGCAATCTGGTTTTGGATGACGCCCGTCATTTGTGCATGTGGAAGGGCGGCGCGGTGGATTTGACCGTCACGGAATATTTGTTGGTCAAGGCATTGGCGCAACGTCCGGGGCATGTGAAAAACCGTGACCAGTTGATCGACATGGCCTATGGCGAAAATATCTATGTCGATGACCGCACCATTGATTCGCACATTAAACGCATCCGGAAAAAATTCCGTGTCGTTGACCCCGAATTCTCACAGATTGAAACACTCTATGGCGTTGGGTACCGTTATAAAGAAGATTAA
- a CDS encoding bifunctional folylpolyglutamate synthase/dihydrofolate synthase, producing MQDTLNHIFSLRKNGRVDHSIRPEFYALLDRLGNPHQNLPPVIHVAGTNGKGSAIAFMRAMLEAAGYSVHAYTSPHLIRFNERIVLNGQPIDDDRLHPLLDEVLAAAQDDPEKSFFEITTAAALAAFARTPADIVLLETGVGGRLDATNVVDHPIVTAITTLSYDHTAWLGDTLDDIAAEKAGIIKSGVPCIVGAQIMDDAPAALRVIDARAAALHAPIAMMGRDWHVHDITDSSWSMTVKGETLRHLPHPTMAGAHQMDNAALAIATLRAQTACPVPIDAIHHGLRTAHWPGRLQRITHACAPTSWDIWVDGAHNDSGAIVLARHIAALHAQDHRPAHLIIGMMGHKDAERFIAPLATSAASITLIPVPGSEGGKSHDPATLVPLWQAHGAHNVSCAPDLDHAITTLAATHAPGRIIVAGSLYLAGHTLAQAAFS from the coding sequence TTGCAGGACACGCTGAACCATATTTTCAGCCTTCGAAAAAATGGCCGGGTGGATCATTCCATCCGGCCTGAATTTTATGCGTTGTTGGACCGGCTGGGCAATCCGCACCAAAACCTGCCACCCGTGATTCATGTTGCGGGCACGAATGGCAAAGGATCGGCCATCGCCTTTATGCGCGCGATGCTGGAGGCCGCGGGCTACAGCGTTCATGCCTACACATCCCCGCATTTGATCCGCTTCAATGAACGCATCGTCCTGAACGGCCAGCCGATTGATGATGACCGGTTGCACCCTTTGTTGGATGAAGTTCTGGCCGCGGCGCAGGACGACCCGGAGAAAAGTTTTTTTGAGATTACCACAGCCGCCGCGCTGGCCGCCTTTGCCCGCACCCCGGCGGATATCGTCTTGCTAGAAACCGGTGTTGGCGGGCGATTGGATGCCACGAATGTGGTGGATCACCCGATTGTTACAGCCATTACCACATTGTCCTATGACCACACGGCGTGGCTGGGCGATACACTGGACGACATCGCGGCAGAAAAAGCGGGCATTATCAAATCCGGCGTGCCCTGCATTGTTGGCGCGCAGATTATGGACGACGCCCCGGCCGCCCTGCGCGTGATTGACGCACGGGCCGCCGCGCTGCACGCCCCCATCGCCATGATGGGGCGGGATTGGCATGTGCATGACATCACCGATTCATCATGGTCCATGACGGTGAAGGGGGAAACGCTCCGCCACCTGCCGCACCCGACCATGGCAGGCGCGCACCAGATGGATAATGCCGCGTTGGCGATTGCGACATTGCGGGCACAAACCGCATGCCCCGTCCCCATCGACGCCATTCATCATGGCCTGCGCACGGCCCATTGGCCGGGGCGATTACAACGCATTACGCACGCCTGCGCGCCAACATCATGGGATATATGGGTGGATGGGGCCCATAATGACAGCGGCGCGATTGTACTGGCCCGGCATATCGCCGCCCTGCACGCGCAGGATCACCGCCCCGCACACCTGATCATCGGCATGATGGGGCACAAGGACGCGGAACGGTTTATCGCCCCGCTGGCCACCAGTGCGGCCAGCATCACGCTGATCCCCGTGCCGGGTAGCGAAGGCGGCAAAAGCCACGACCCCGCAACACTGGTCCCGCTGTGGCAGGCGCATGGTGCGCACAATGTGTCATGCGCCCCGGACCTGGACCACGCCATCACAACACTGGCCGCCACACACGCACCAGGCCGCATCATCGTGGCCGGATCGCTTTATCTGGCGGGTCACACACTGGCGCAGGCCGCATTTTCGTAA
- the accD gene encoding acetyl-CoA carboxylase, carboxyltransferase subunit beta, producing the protein MNWLSNFIRPKIRSFVSQQKDVPDNLWQKCPACDGMLFHRDLDENMNVCTHCGHHLKIDVDQRLNILFDDGEWSEIRAPHVPVDPLKFKDRKAYAARLKEAQGKSKREDAIVIATGTIGGQPVVCAAFDFSFMGGSMGAGVGEGIVRAAEEAVRTHSAFMVIPSSGGARMQEGALSLMQMPRTIIAVEMVKDAKLPYIVLLADPTTGGVSASFAMVGDIQIAEPGCMIGFAGKRVIQETIREELPPGFQTAEYLLDHGMIDMVVARKDLHSTLSRVLNLLMNRTGREEARGGSRGKGSKSVNGSGKGGKADISSAAKAARNVAKLPSVKKKVAAKMTKKRAAMTTKTIRKTAV; encoded by the coding sequence ATGAACTGGCTGAGCAATTTCATTCGTCCGAAAATCCGGTCCTTTGTTTCCCAACAAAAGGACGTGCCCGACAATCTGTGGCAGAAATGCCCGGCGTGCGATGGCATGTTGTTCCACCGCGATCTGGATGAAAACATGAATGTCTGCACCCATTGCGGACATCATTTGAAGATCGACGTGGACCAGCGCCTGAACATCCTGTTCGATGATGGCGAGTGGAGCGAAATCCGCGCCCCGCATGTTCCGGTTGATCCGCTGAAATTCAAGGACCGCAAGGCCTATGCCGCGCGGTTGAAGGAAGCCCAGGGCAAATCCAAACGCGAAGACGCGATTGTGATTGCCACCGGCACCATCGGCGGTCAGCCGGTCGTGTGCGCCGCGTTCGATTTCTCCTTTATGGGTGGATCGATGGGCGCAGGCGTTGGCGAAGGCATTGTGCGCGCCGCCGAAGAAGCCGTGCGCACCCATTCCGCCTTCATGGTTATTCCGTCATCCGGCGGTGCCCGTATGCAGGAAGGCGCGTTGTCGCTGATGCAGATGCCGCGCACGATTATCGCCGTGGAAATGGTGAAGGATGCGAAGCTGCCCTATATCGTTTTGCTGGCCGACCCGACGACGGGCGGGGTCAGCGCGTCATTCGCCATGGTTGGCGACATTCAAATCGCCGAACCGGGTTGCATGATCGGCTTTGCCGGGAAACGTGTGATTCAGGAAACCATCCGCGAAGAATTGCCGCCGGGATTCCAGACCGCAGAATATTTGCTGGACCACGGTATGATCGACATGGTGGTGGCGCGCAAGGATCTGCATTCCACATTGTCGCGCGTTCTGAACCTGCTGATGAACCGCACGGGCCGCGAAGAAGCCCGTGGCGGCAGCCGCGGCAAGGGCAGCAAATCCGTCAACGGATCGGGCAAGGGCGGCAAGGCCGACATTTCCAGCGCCGCGAAAGCCGCGCGCAATGTTGCCAAACTGCCATCCGTGAAAAAGAAAGTGGCCGCGAAGATGACCAAAAAACGCGCAGCCATGACCACCAAAACCATCCGCAAAACTGCGGTTTAA
- a CDS encoding YdcF family protein: MDRNASPDFPPSCPATRGALRHAFYRAVHAYLLIEETELARADLAVLCGSVKTTPAIAQRGAQLFQDGYVDRFIVSGRVKATPQETEAEMMRRILIENGVPDQSILLENRATNTQENIVYARRMMMQRGELDQIRTIITIGNVTAGRRTMMTTARRWPEVFAMHATGNKFPVPAHEFHTHAEFRRTVLREWAKIAPYQANGWLKEVDIDAINTIARTLPQPG, encoded by the coding sequence ATGGATCGTAACGCATCGCCCGATTTTCCGCCGTCTTGCCCCGCCACCCGCGGGGCGTTGCGGCATGCGTTTTACCGGGCCGTTCACGCCTATCTTCTGATTGAAGAAACGGAGCTAGCCCGCGCCGATCTGGCCGTACTCTGCGGCAGTGTAAAGACCACACCCGCCATCGCCCAGCGCGGCGCGCAATTGTTCCAGGACGGTTACGTGGACCGTTTCATCGTATCGGGCCGCGTCAAAGCGACGCCGCAGGAAACCGAAGCCGAGATGATGCGCCGGATATTGATTGAAAACGGCGTGCCGGATCAATCCATCCTGTTGGAAAACCGCGCGACAAACACACAGGAAAACATCGTCTACGCCCGCCGCATGATGATGCAACGGGGTGAGCTGGACCAGATCCGCACCATTATCACCATTGGCAATGTCACCGCCGGACGCCGCACCATGATGACCACGGCGCGACGCTGGCCGGAGGTGTTTGCCATGCACGCCACCGGAAACAAATTTCCGGTGCCCGCGCATGAATTTCATACCCATGCCGAATTCCGCCGCACCGTGTTGCGTGAATGGGCCAAAATCGCGCCGTATCAGGCCAATGGGTGGTTGAAAGAGGTGGATATCGACGCCATCAACACCATCGCACGCACATTGCCCCAACCAGGATAA
- the pyrF gene encoding orotidine-5'-phosphate decarboxylase: MTQPIIFCAIDTPDLDHAKTLAAAIGPVTGGIKLGLEFFCTHGPDGIRRVMDEAPDAALFLDLKFHDIPNTVAAALRTVTRIRPAFVNVHAAGGAAMMRAGYDALRDEAAKRNITPPRLLAVTILTSFDAAGLAAVGQGDDVTAQVIRLATLTRDCGLGGVVCSAHEIAPLRRHLGPDFTLMVPGIRPAGAATGDQKRIMTPDEAVAAGASHLVIGRPITEAADPTQAARSIMTTVKTAA, translated from the coding sequence ATGACCCAGCCCATCATCTTCTGCGCCATCGACACCCCCGATCTGGATCATGCCAAAACGCTGGCCGCCGCCATTGGCCCGGTGACGGGCGGGATCAAATTGGGGTTGGAGTTTTTCTGCACCCATGGGCCCGACGGCATACGCCGCGTGATGGATGAAGCGCCGGATGCGGCCCTGTTTCTGGATTTGAAATTCCACGACATTCCCAACACGGTGGCGGCCGCCTTGCGCACCGTCACACGCATCAGGCCCGCCTTCGTCAATGTGCACGCCGCCGGCGGGGCCGCCATGATGCGCGCAGGGTACGACGCGCTGCGGGACGAAGCCGCCAAACGCAACATCACGCCGCCACGTCTGCTGGCCGTCACCATCCTGACCAGCTTTGACGCCGCCGGGTTGGCCGCCGTTGGGCAAGGGGACGATGTGACCGCCCAAGTCATACGGCTGGCCACATTGACCCGCGATTGCGGATTGGGCGGTGTGGTGTGTTCGGCCCATGAAATTGCACCGTTGCGCCGCCACCTTGGCCCCGATTTCACCTTGATGGTGCCGGGCATTCGCCCCGCCGGGGCCGCGACCGGCGATCAAAAGCGGATTATGACCCCGGACGAAGCCGTCGCCGCCGGGGCCAGCCACCTGGTGATTGGCCGCCCGATCACAGAGGCCGCCGATCCGACCCAGGCCGCACGGTCGATCATGACCACAGTAAAAACGGCGGCCTAA
- the ihfB gene encoding integration host factor subunit beta: MTKSELIQKLAERNPHLYMRDVEKIVDTIFEEITKALVVGDRVELRGFGAFSVKEREARTGRNPRTGESVEVDAKRLPFFKTGKALRERLNGGVSDGDDSEF; this comes from the coding sequence ATGACCAAATCGGAACTGATCCAGAAGCTCGCAGAACGCAACCCGCACCTTTATATGCGGGACGTTGAGAAAATCGTCGATACCATCTTCGAAGAAATCACCAAGGCTCTGGTCGTTGGCGACCGCGTGGAATTGCGTGGTTTTGGTGCCTTTTCCGTGAAGGAACGCGAAGCCCGCACGGGCCGCAACCCCCGCACCGGCGAAAGCGTCGAAGTGGACGCCAAGCGTCTGCCGTTCTTTAAGACCGGCAAGGCTCTGCGCGAACGTCTGAACGGCGGCGTGTCCGACGGGGACGACAGCGAGTTTTAA
- the rpsA gene encoding 30S ribosomal protein S1, whose protein sequence is MAKPAANLKDLSTNSDFSKLLNEVLGPQKSFDGSVVKGRVIGVDSEFVMIDVGLKSEGRVALREFSRPGEDPEVKAGDIVEVFVERMENRDGETALSREKARREEVWAELEKSTEKNERVTGVIFGRVKGGFTVDLGGAVAFLPGSQVDIRPVRDVGPLMGTPQPFHILKMDRQRGNIVVSRRAVLEESRESARSDLLGNLREGQVLTGIVKNITDYGAFVDLGGVDGLLHVTDISWKRVNHPSEMLTIGQNIQVQVIRYNEENQRISLGMKQLESDPWDGIAAKYPVGQKVTGRVNNITDYGAFVELESGIEGLVHVSEMSWTKKNVHPGKIVSTSQEVEVMVLDVDQEKRRISLGLKQTTENPWKDFAAKNKAGDVLDGEVRNITEFGLFVGLPGDIDGMVHMSDIAWDVTGEDALKQYNKGDTVKVKILEVEADKERVALGIKQLSGEDPNAGALDGFNKGAVVTCTITEVTANGLEVNVSDNVTGFIKKADLSRERSEQRPDRFAVGEKVDAKVLSADKKSRKLSLSIKQREIDEDKEAMAAFGSSDSGASLGDILGAALKSKKDEA, encoded by the coding sequence ATGGCAAAACCAGCCGCAAATCTGAAAGACCTGAGCACAAACTCAGACTTCTCGAAACTTCTGAACGAAGTTTTGGGACCACAAAAATCCTTTGATGGGTCCGTTGTTAAGGGCCGCGTCATTGGTGTCGACAGCGAATTCGTAATGATCGATGTCGGCCTGAAGTCCGAAGGCCGTGTGGCCTTGCGCGAATTCTCACGCCCGGGTGAAGATCCGGAAGTGAAAGCCGGCGATATCGTTGAAGTGTTCGTCGAGCGCATGGAAAATCGTGATGGGGAAACCGCCCTGTCGCGTGAAAAAGCCCGTCGCGAAGAAGTCTGGGCCGAACTGGAAAAATCAACCGAGAAAAACGAACGTGTTACGGGCGTTATTTTCGGTCGCGTCAAAGGCGGCTTCACGGTCGACCTGGGCGGCGCCGTTGCATTCTTGCCGGGGTCCCAAGTGGACATCCGTCCGGTCCGCGACGTTGGTCCGCTGATGGGTACACCGCAGCCGTTCCACATCCTGAAAATGGATCGTCAGCGTGGCAACATCGTTGTGTCCCGCCGTGCCGTTCTGGAAGAGTCCCGCGAATCCGCTCGTTCGGATCTGTTGGGCAACCTGCGCGAAGGCCAGGTTCTGACCGGTATCGTCAAGAACATCACCGATTACGGTGCGTTCGTTGATCTGGGCGGTGTCGACGGCTTGCTGCACGTCACCGACATTTCGTGGAAACGCGTCAACCACCCGTCCGAGATGCTGACCATCGGTCAGAACATCCAGGTTCAGGTGATCCGTTACAACGAAGAAAACCAGCGCATCAGCCTGGGTATGAAACAGCTGGAAAGCGATCCGTGGGATGGCATTGCAGCGAAATACCCGGTTGGCCAGAAAGTCACGGGCCGCGTCAACAACATCACCGATTACGGTGCATTTGTTGAACTGGAATCCGGGATCGAAGGTCTGGTTCACGTATCTGAAATGTCCTGGACGAAGAAAAACGTTCATCCGGGCAAGATCGTGTCCACGTCCCAAGAAGTCGAAGTTATGGTTCTGGATGTTGATCAGGAAAAACGCCGGATCAGCCTGGGCCTGAAACAAACCACGGAAAACCCGTGGAAAGACTTCGCAGCGAAAAACAAGGCTGGCGATGTTCTGGACGGCGAAGTCCGCAACATCACCGAGTTCGGCCTGTTTGTCGGTCTGCCGGGCGACATCGACGGCATGGTTCACATGTCCGATATCGCTTGGGATGTAACGGGCGAAGACGCGCTGAAGCAGTACAACAAGGGCGACACCGTGAAGGTCAAGATCCTCGAAGTCGAGGCTGACAAAGAACGCGTTGCTCTGGGCATCAAGCAACTGTCGGGTGAAGATCCGAACGCTGGTGCATTGGACGGCTTCAACAAGGGCGCGGTTGTCACCTGCACGATTACCGAAGTGACCGCAAACGGTCTGGAAGTAAACGTCAGCGACAACGTGACCGGCTTCATCAAGAAGGCCGATCTGTCCCGCGAACGTTCTGAACAACGCCCCGACCGTTTCGCTGTTGGCGAAAAAGTCGATGCGAAAGTTCTGAGCGCCGACAAGAAGTCCCGCAAGCTGAGCCTGTCGATCAAGCAACGCGAAATCGACGAAGACAAAGAAGCCATGGCTGCCTTTGGTTCGTCCGATTCGGGCGCGTCCTTGGGCGACATTCTGGGCGCAGCCCTGAAATCGAAAAAAGACGAAGCGTAA
- the cmk gene encoding (d)CMP kinase translates to MTTPTPIIAIDGTAASGKGTLARRLADALGFAYLDTGTLYRKVAVDVLAAGGDPADEATAIQAAQNLQKNLDLQSLKDPAIRTAQAGKYASVVAAITGVRTALIDLQRGFAAHPPALADGSPAKGAILDGRDITTFICPDAPVKFYVDAAVDTRAARRHKELRGNGEAIEFEQVLDDMKIRDARDMGRKDAPMMIAPDAIVIDTTTMGVEAVVALAMEHVRKALPDR, encoded by the coding sequence ATGACAACACCGACACCCATCATTGCAATTGACGGCACCGCAGCCAGCGGCAAGGGCACATTGGCCCGGCGACTGGCCGATGCGCTTGGCTTTGCCTATCTGGATACGGGGACGCTGTACCGCAAGGTGGCCGTGGATGTGCTGGCCGCGGGGGGCGATCCGGCGGATGAAGCCACCGCCATTCAAGCCGCGCAGAATTTACAAAAAAACCTTGATCTTCAATCCCTTAAAGACCCAGCTATCCGCACGGCCCAGGCCGGGAAATACGCGTCCGTCGTGGCGGCCATAACCGGTGTGCGCACCGCGCTGATCGATCTGCAACGCGGATTTGCCGCCCATCCGCCCGCTTTGGCGGACGGCTCCCCGGCCAAAGGGGCCATTTTGGATGGACGGGACATTACGACCTTTATCTGCCCTGACGCTCCGGTGAAATTCTATGTCGACGCCGCCGTGGACACCCGCGCCGCCCGCCGCCACAAAGAACTCCGTGGAAACGGCGAAGCCATTGAATTTGAACAGGTTTTAGACGATATGAAAATCCGTGACGCCCGCGATATGGGCCGCAAGGACGCCCCGATGATGATCGCCCCGGACGCCATCGTCATCGACACCACCACCATGGGGGTGGAGGCCGTGGTCGCCCTGGCCATGGAGCATGTCCGCAAGGCCCTGCCGGACCGCTGA